A single window of Nicotiana sylvestris chromosome 3, ASM39365v2, whole genome shotgun sequence DNA harbors:
- the LOC138887631 gene encoding uncharacterized protein, with translation MDAIALVQHFGKPNLFITMTCNPSWTEIKEHLWSIDEAQNRPDLITRVFKAIIEELKTGNEHKLLTTEAYDDIIIAELPDDKTNTDLRKLVIKHMMLGPCGSLDPTNSSMKKKVTASSNIQKFCSDIKVVKYLYKYICKEHDKIPFCVQNNDTNIEIDKIKEYRSARWVSPPEVVWCLFGFPISEMSPSVYLLQLHLEGQ, from the exons ATGGATGCTATTGCATTAGTGCAACATTTCGGAAAACCTAATTTGTTTATAACTATGACATGTAACCCATCTTGGACAGAAATAAAAGAACATCTATGGTCAATTGACGAGGCACAAAATAGACCTGATTTGATTACTCGAGTGTTTAAGGCTATAATAGAAGAACTGAAGACGG GTAATGAGCACAAACTGCTAACAACAGAAGCATACGATGATATTATTATAGCAGAATTACCAGATGATAAGACAAACACAGATTTGCGCAAGCTTGTCATCAAACATATGATGCTCGGTCCTTGCGGTAGTTTAGACCCAACAAATTCTTCTATGAAAAAAAAGGTTACTGCAAGTTCAAATATCCAAAAAT TTTGCTCTGACATCAAGGTCGTGAAATATCTCTACAAATACATTTGTAAAGAACATGATAAGATTCCATTTTGTGTACAAAATAATGATACAAACATAGAAATAGATAAGATAAAAGAATATCGATCTGCTAGATGGGTATCACCTCCAGAAGTTGTTTGGTGTCTCTTTGGTTTTCCAATAAGTGAAATGTCTCCCAGTGTTTATCTTCTTCAACTACATCTTGAAGGTCAATAA
- the LOC104243959 gene encoding uncharacterized protein, which produces MGHDINEYELIPETIRPSTAAREAKEIHFERSIIVSEDDILLHRKLNKNQLIAYNLITERIFSNKVGAFFIDGPRGTRKTFLYRALLATVRSMGYIALATATSGVAASILPGRRTAHSRFKIPIDIDENTSCNISKESSLAGLIRDAKLIVWDEVFMAKRRMLEVFDLLLKDLMNTNALFGGKVVVLGGDFRQTLPVVRYGKKRRFHWRKFVIF; this is translated from the coding sequence ATGGGTCATGATATAAATGAATATGAACTCATTCCAGAAACTATTAGGCCTTCTACGGCAGCAAGAGAAGCAAAAGAGATTCATTTTGAAAGATCTATTATTGTCAGTGAAGATGACATACTGTTACATaggaaattaaacaaaaatcaactCATTGCATATAATCTGATTACTGAAAGGATATTTTCGAATAAAGTAGGTGCCTTTTTTATAGATGGTCCTAGAGGAACAAGGAAAACTTTTTTATACCGTGCTTTATTGGCAACTGTACGATCTATGGGATATATAGCTTTGGCAACAGCTACTTCTGGTGTTGCTGCTTCTATTCTTCCAGGTAGACGTACTGCACATTCACGTTTCAAAATCCCTATTGACATCGATGAAAATACCAGTTGTAACATTAGCAAAGAAAGCTCACTTGCAGGGTTAATCCGAGATGCAAAATTGATTGTGTGGGATGAGGTATTTATGGCCAAAAGAAGAATGTTAGAAGTTTTTGATCTACTGTTAAAAGATCTGATGAATACAAATGCATTATTTGGCGGAAAAGTTGTAGTTTTAGGAGGTGATTTCAGACAGACTCTTCCTGTTGTGCGATacggaaaaaaaagaagatttcATTGGCGAAAGTTTGTTATATTCTAG
- the LOC104243958 gene encoding uncharacterized protein, with amino-acid sequence MRYIALATTTSGVTASILPGERTAHSRFKILIDIDENTSCNISKESSLAGLIRDAKLIVWDEVSMAKRRMLEVFDLLLKYLMNANALFGRKVIVLRGDFRQTLPVVRYGKKKDFIGESLLYSSIWNELEKLKLFENMRTKTDPAFCDYLLRIGNGQERVNSADKIEIPDSLIIPYTTERESLDKLFAAIDIFKFGFVIF; translated from the coding sequence ATGAGATATATAGCTTTGGCAACAACTACTTCTGGTGTTACTGCTTCTATTCTTCCAGGTGAACGTACTGCACATTCACGTTTCAAAATCCTTATTGACATCGATGAAAATACCAGTTGTAACATTAGCAAAGAAAGCTCACTTGCAGGGTTAATCCGAGATGCAAAATTAATTGTGTGGGATGAGGTATCTATGGCCAAAAGAAGAATGTTAGAAGTTTTTGATCTACTGTTAAAATATCTGATGAATGCAAATGCATTATTTGGCAGAAAAGTTATAGTTTTACGAGGTGATTTCAGACAGACTCTTCCTGTTGTGCGATacggaaaaaaaaaagatttcatTGGCGAAAGTTTGTTATATTCTAGCATTTGGAATGAACTTGAAAAATTAAAGTTATTTGAGAATATGAGAACTAAAACAGATCCTGCATTTTGTGATTATTTGCTACGAATTGGAAATGGACAAGAACGAGTCAACTCAGCAGACAAGATTGAAATTCCAGATTCTTTGATTATTCCTTATACAACCGAAAGAGAATCTCTTGATAAATTATTCGCAGCGATCGACATATTCAAATTTGGATTTGTTATATTCTAA